The genomic region CCAGAAATATTTATAGACAAGTCTAAAGTAGATACAAAAAAAGACGACTTTTCTAATAACGCTTGGTTATATGATTAAAATTTAAGGTAAGTTCCTTCTAGAATAAACAACTTCTCGTCTTGACAAAGTACCATGGTAGTACTAGGTCTTGCCCTTGCGTTCCCATTTCCATAAAAACGCCATTATAGCAACAATTCCTACTTGCAGGGCAAAATTAGGTAGAGCTTGATCAATGTTCCTACCGGCCAATATTTGAAAGAAAAACACAAAGGCACCTATAAGACCAGAAGCCCCCATACCAATATACACAAATTGTCTTAGTCCTTTATAGGGCGAAGCTATTTCAGCTTTTAAGCGATTTTTAATATTTGGGTCTAGCATTTTTTCCGAGATTGTGTTATGATTACATATTGTTTGTGCCGATGTAGCACAGTGGTAGTGCAGCTGATTCGTAATCAGCAGGTCGTGGGTTCAA from Cylindrospermopsis curvispora GIHE-G1 harbors:
- a CDS encoding DUF3493 domain-containing protein codes for the protein MLDPNIKNRLKAEIASPYKGLRQFVYIGMGASGLIGAFVFFFQILAGRNIDQALPNFALQVGIVAIMAFLWKWERKGKT